The genomic window AAGGCAATTCCCCCTATTTGTCCTCTTGGTGTCTCAAACGATACCTCCGAGATTTAGAAGAAGAGGATTCAGAAACCTATTCAAGGAAACCAGAATGGATCTCGAAGACGCAAATAGAGGAATTGAAACCTGCAGTAATTGAGTCCATTTCTACTGCTGCCGGAAATGATAAACTTGTAGATATACCAAGTTTGAGGAAGCCTTTGGGCATATGGGTAGAATTTGGTGATACAGACGCACCCCAAGAGTGGGTTGATGATCTCACCGAATCAGATGAAGGACTTGTGAAATTCATTCATAAGATGAGTGGCATTACAATCGTCAATATGTCTCAACCCGTTTTCTATCTCGACCCGAAGTGGCTATATGATTATATAGAGAGAGACACGCTCGAAGAAAGACTCGAATCGATCGATACAGAGGAAATTGAGATGGCAAATGAAGTGATCGAAAGATACGAGACTGCAGTCGAGATGATTGAAAACGGGAAAGATCCATCTACCACTGAGAATTGGATATTCGGTGACAGACTCAATTGAAACCGAACTTTCCGTGAGTCCGACTATCTCTCCTCATTGTCATTAATTCAGAACTGGGGTTCAGCGCAACCACCCCTGGGTTGTTCGTCGATAGAATCTAGTTCCTGAATATGCACACAAGGTGCGGCTCATCGTGTGCATCGCTCGAGTCGGCCCATCGTTTGAACCGCTGTTCGTTTCTGGATGACCGATACGGTTCCCGATTGGAAGCCGGAATGGACCGTTCATAAGCCGGAAGCAAGGATATTGGAGGTCGTGTGTACGAATATGCGAATCAGAAGTTCCACTAGCGCCTCGAGCCCACCCACCAAAACCAATGAGCCCTCGAGCGAGAACCCCGAAAAGGACTATCCACAACGCTAGCAAACGGGAACGCATGATCAGAGACCAAACGCAGCAAGCGAAGAACGAGCGATCCGAGACGCGCCGGAGGAGACGACTGTTACAACCGGTACTCCTCGCGGGAGTCGCCCTCCTCGTCGCGCTCGTGTATCGGCTCCGTCGACGCGACGAGCCGCGACTCGAGCCGCCCTTCTGAGGGCCCTCGACCGGCCGGAACCTGCCAACCCCACCCGTAGCTTTTCATGGCAGGTTGTGGGACTGGCAGGTAATGAGCGAACGGAGCAGTGCGGCGGACGGAGCGCCCGCGGTCCGCGTTGCGGCGGGGTCGCGGCGCGAACGGCGGGCACAGCGCGCGCTCGACGAGATTCGGGCGGCGGCGACCGACGCTCGCGTCCTCGAGACGGGACCGACCGGGGTCCGGAGTCACGAACCGCTCGTCCTGCTGACTCGCGACGGGCGGACGGCGTTCCATCCGGCACCGGTCGCGGGACGGCTCGAGTCGCTGGTCGAGACGCTCGAGCGGGGTGGGCTGCCGACCGACGGCGCGGCGGCGGTCGTCGAACACGGATCAGAGCCGGCGTCGCTTCCGACGCCGGACGACGGGCCGCTCTCCGTGGGCCGGCGGCGCGTCCTCGGCCGGTGTGGCTGGGTCGACCCCGCGGCGGTGCCCGACGAGTCGGCGGCCGAACTGGCGACCGAGCGGCCGGAGGCGGCGCGAGGTCGCGTCCGCGAAATCGGAATCCGGGGCCGCGGCCGGGGGGACTGGAGCGCCGACGATCCCGTCGCCGCCGAGTGGGACCTCGCCCGCGAGGCAGCCGAGAGCGGGGACGGCGGCGGAACGACGGCCGACGATGCACAAGCGCCGGTCGTCGTCGTCAACGCCAACGACAGCGACGATCGCAACGAGACCGATCGCCTCCTGCTCGAGGCCGCGCCGGGCGAGGTACTCGACGGGGCGCTGGCCGTCGGGGAACTGATCGGGGCCGACGATGTCGTCGTCTACTGTAACGAGGCCGACGATCAGGCGCGCGAACGCGTCCACGAAGCCGCGCGCAACGTCGCGGAGACGGCCGAGGACCGACTCGGTCGCGCGGCGCGGCCGGAGGTCGTCGTCGGACCGAACCGGTACATCGCCGGCGAGCCGACGATGGCCCTCGAGGCGATGGAGGGCAACGACCGGCTCGAGGCCCGCCTCAGCCCGCCCTCGCCGGCCGAGCATGGGCTCTACGGACGGCCGACCGTCGTCCACACGCCGCGAACGGTGGCGCAGGTCCGCCGCGCGATGCTCCATCCCGAGGAGTTCGACGCCGACGACGCCGATCCCGGCACTCGCCTCCTCACCGCGACCGGCGACGTCGACGCGACGGCGACCGTGGAGCTGCCGACCGGCGGGAGTCTCGAGGACGTGCGCGAGGCCGTCGACCTCGAGGGGCGGTTCAAGATGGCCTGCGTCGGCGGCCAGTTCGGCGGGCTTACCCGGTCGCTCTCGCACTCCCCGTCAGCGCCCGCCCTCGAGGGGGCGGGGCTCGGGACGGAGGGCGTGATCGAACTGCTGAACGAGGAGCGGTGCGTCCTCGCGACGGCGGGCCGGCGGGCCCGATTCGCGAAGGAGGAAAACTGCGGTCGCTGTGTCACCTGCCGGCAGGGAACGATCCAGCTCACGGAGATGCTTCGAGACGTCTACGACGGCGCATACGAGGACGCGAAGATCCGCGAACTGTCCCGCGTGATGGGCGAGACGAGCATCTGCGGCTTCGGTCGCTCGGCGGTCCGCCCGGCCGTCACGGGGATGCGCGAGTTCGAGACGGAAGTGACCGCTCACGCCGAGGGGCGCTGTCCCAGCGGCGAGTGCGAGGCCGGGGGGCGACGATGAGCGGCGAGGATCCGGCGAGTCACGTCGACGACGCGGAGACCGAGCGGCGGCCGACCGCCGTCGAACGACTCCCGTCGGTACCGGACGTGTCCGATCCGCGACCGAGTACCCCTCTCACCGAGCAGTTCGAGACCGGGACGGCAAACGACCCCGACGTGGGCACCGACGGGGACCGGATGACTCAC from Natrinema versiforme includes these protein-coding regions:
- a CDS encoding NADH-ubiquinone oxidoreductase-F iron-sulfur binding region domain-containing protein, coding for MSERSSAADGAPAVRVAAGSRRERRAQRALDEIRAAATDARVLETGPTGVRSHEPLVLLTRDGRTAFHPAPVAGRLESLVETLERGGLPTDGAAAVVEHGSEPASLPTPDDGPLSVGRRRVLGRCGWVDPAAVPDESAAELATERPEAARGRVREIGIRGRGRGDWSADDPVAAEWDLAREAAESGDGGGTTADDAQAPVVVVNANDSDDRNETDRLLLEAAPGEVLDGALAVGELIGADDVVVYCNEADDQARERVHEAARNVAETAEDRLGRAARPEVVVGPNRYIAGEPTMALEAMEGNDRLEARLSPPSPAEHGLYGRPTVVHTPRTVAQVRRAMLHPEEFDADDADPGTRLLTATGDVDATATVELPTGGSLEDVREAVDLEGRFKMACVGGQFGGLTRSLSHSPSAPALEGAGLGTEGVIELLNEERCVLATAGRRARFAKEENCGRCVTCRQGTIQLTEMLRDVYDGAYEDAKIRELSRVMGETSICGFGRSAVRPAVTGMREFETEVTAHAEGRCPSGECEAGGRR